The nucleotide window ATGGGGCTGGTACACCCAGGTATACCGAAGATTGAGGTCTTGCTGGAAGACTGCAGTTTGTGAACTCCTTAAAGCGACCCGGAACTTTTCTTCACTCTCTTGTAACGCCTTCTCTGCCCGCTTGCGCTCGGTGATATCCGTTGATGCACCGGATATGCCGATAAGCATGTCCCTCGCATCATACAGCGGCTCGATCGACAGGGTATAGTAAAATGGATTCCCGTTCACCCAGATAACGACATCTCCCTGAAGAGGCCTCTGTTCATCTAAGGCACGTTGTTTGAGGGCTGTAATGGGAGCTGCATCCTGGGGATCGAGAACATCCTCGTCTCTCTTGCCAAGGAGGCCCTCGGGAGTGAAGTGAGGATGGGGCTGGTACACCCAGGTATACCGAAGATTGAGGTCTTGCTGGAAGACCGCAGTTGGTGAACTCCTTAAAGCGACCCGGAACTTTTCTTCACTCTCTTGTAACGCCTTCTCTGCCCGTTTGCGCTCGGTGATGTCATTGAAAATAATGGCCACCTTGTTGCTGTTCGATCCGCCGTACGGGAAGGCATAAACGTCGTACCAGCCTCCCATCAGCGGTTTTGCCGTCTGGGTGAAGCGCCTAGGTTCGCCGGTTTTTGCAATAGCACCGTAGATTTCGAACCAATGCTCTTCATGGTTTGGTACAAACTCCCGCATCCTCTTACCTGTCGCATTGTGCATTCCTGTCTGTCTCTCGAACGCTCGGTTCGTCTCTAGGAACAGGTAGTCCACCGGTTTGCCCTCGGCATCGAAGATCATCTCGATGATGCAGAATCCTTCATCGATGGAGTCGAAGAGGGAGCGGTACTTCTCCTCGCTCTTCCTTAATTCTTCCACCGGAGTATCCCTTTCTGCCTTCTCTCGAGCTTCACTTACCATACCTTTTTCGGACTTTTTCTGGTCACTTATGTCAAATCCAGAGATACTTACGTATTGCTCTCCAGGTAAGGGGGAAAAAACAACCAAGTATAACTTATTTCCCACTTTAACTTCAATTTTCTCGGGACTATTCCGAGAGATTACACTTTGCGTAATATCCACGATACTTGAAGGTAGTTTTTCCCCAATCTCAGCACTCCACTCTTGCAATAAGGGTTCAGAAGCCTCATTTGAATAAAGAACAGTACCATCCCTGGCAACATTGAGCATAGGATTCAAATCCATAGAGAATTGATCTATTTTTGATTTCATTTCTCCTCCAAGCTCGTCTCTTAAGCGAAAAAATATCTAATCTTGGATTGTCTTTAACTAAGTTAATATTCTATTTTTTATACTGTTCAACTTCTGTTGTATAATATGGAATAATCGCATTTGTCTGTACTTGATAAATTTGAGGATATGTTATAAGTCGGTTGCTTCTCTTTGCGTTAATATATCTTAACTTTCTCTTTTATATTGTCACAACAGTACATAATACAAATATGATTTTAAGTTTATATAATCTGTTATTGGTGTCATTAAGTATGAACCTTTATCTATAAATAGCAATCAACTTGGGAATAAAAATTTGAAAAAATATTAAACGAAAGTATACAAATAAAAGAATATTATGCCAAAAAGAGATACATTAATAATATATAACTAAATTAATGTTATTAATTATATAAAAATGTTGGCTTAATCTTTTTAAAACATGAGCTAAATGTGTTAAGACACGAGCTAAACAAAGTTATATTTTGTATATCAAAGTAAAATTTTATCAGTTAAATTAATATATATTTTCAGAATTCGGTTTCGCAGGAATTCGCTCGTTCGAATCGCACCTCTCACACTCAAATTTTACCTTTTTTGATAACCTTATTCTCGTTTACAGATTTTCTAGAATTACAACCGATGATAAAATAGTTTTTACCTTTATGTTTTCAGCTACAAACTGTATTATTTCTTCTTCTCTTTGAAAAGTGATTGTCTCAAGACCCTTTATTAAAACGTCAAGAAAGTATTTTTTACCACATTCAGGGCATTTTACTTCAACTAGCATTTTCAATACCTACCTACAACGACTCCTATTTTTTCTCTTCCAATTTCAACAACAGTACCTTTCCATTTCTGGTTTTCGTATCTGACAGCCATTCCGGTTTCAAAAGTTTGTGTGTTCATCTTGTTATGCTCCTTGTACGTTACTACAATAAAGTATACAGGCCTAAAGTATATAAACTTTATTCCTTTATATTAAATTAGAGATGAAACTGAATAAGTGGTATTAGAGTATTTTTATTATAGATCTGTAGAAGAGTGGTTCCTATTTCCAGTCTAAACTATATATTATTTAAGCCAAGTTGTGGTATTGTATTAGTAAGGCCGGATAAGATAAAAGGAGTAGAATGATTCAGAAAAAAGGAAGAGCAACAAAATGGTAGAAGATTCAGAAAACCTCGAAAGAGCAACAACAATATCCGAAGCTTACTTAATTCTTGAGTCCTTCAACCTGACAAATGAGGAAAGGAAATTGATTAACCCCTCTTGGTGTCATAAAGTTTATAAAGTTTAAGTCTACTATCTAAAGAATATGACTGGAGAACCTAAGAGACCATCTAATACAGTACCCATGAAGATATTATGTAGTATGGTGATAATTCCGAATAGACATGATGAAGTAGAATATTTCAAAGTGGATTCTAAGGGATACCCTATGCCTAAAAAAACAGCATATGCAAATAAAGAAGTAACTATTATAGTTGGACACAAGGAGCGAAATAACCTTATGGTTACACCTCAGGACCGTGTATTTACTGGCGTTTTTGGGAACAATGGGCGTCTGTCTTCCGTGGGAAAAGAATTAGAAGGGCAGGAACTTACGGTTATTGTGCATATTCCTGACGAAAATTGATTCTTTTTTCACTCTTTCAACATGAGAACAATATATCAGGCATTAAACTCCAGCTGCGGTAAAAAATTAAGTCAAAAGCGCTTTTCAGAGCCTGGTTTCGTAGAAATACGTGCGTTCGAATCGCACCTCTCGCATTGATTATTTTTTATTAGCTTTTATCTTTTGTTAACGATCTGATCTTCTACTAATATTACATAAAAAAAATGTCTGCAATTACGATTTTTGATGTATAACCAAAAGTATCAGGATACGAATCTAGTTGATTGCTTAAATCGAAAAATAGAGGCGGATAAATAATAACATCATTTTCCTCATAGTGATTTCATGTCACTTTTTTGACGTTTGGTTTTTACTTGTTTTTTTAACAATTTTCATGTTAGATTTAAAGTCAACTTCGAGCACTTTGTTTTCTCTTTGTATTTTTTCAGCAATCTCGCAGGACAACTCACTTGAAATCCCAAATATATTTTTGAGAATTTCAGCAAGTTCCTTTTTACTCATATGTAACTTTTTATGTTCCCTCAACGTTTTCAAAACTGATTTCATTAAAATTTCTTCTGTTATTGTTTCTCTTACTTCCATCTTTTTAATAGTCGAGTGTGAGAATAATTTTCCATTTAAAAAACTGGAAGTTTTTAAAGTTTACTGCTACGTTGTGCAAGTTAGCTTTTCCACAATGGGTACAGAAAGTTTTTATGTACAGTTTTATCCCCCCTCTTTCATGTTGTTCAAAATCGCTCTAATTTGGTCATTTGAGTCATGCTATCCGCTGCCATTGAAATCCCAAGTCCTTGAAGTTGCTTTCTGGGAAAGATCGTTAAACTGTACTGTCAGAGAGACTAACCTTCTGTAATCTTACTATTGCAATCTGCAACCGGAGTGCCTGGATTGGTAACAACTATGTAACCCGGCTTTGTCGCTGTACTTTTCCCTGCTGCATTTTCTGCAGTCAGACTGACTGTATAATTTCCTGGTTTCGCAAACGTGTGGGTTACATTCATAGCACGTTTTGAACTGATACCATCGCCAAAATCCCAATGCCAGGAAGTTGGTACTCCACCATTGATGATCTCAGTATATAACAGCGTTTGATGTCTTGTAGCAGCGAATAATACCGTTAAAGGCGCTGTTCCAGAGGTTACATTAGCAGAGAAGTATGCAACTGGTGTTTTTGGGAAAGTTACTGTAATATAACTCTTTCCTATTGCCGTACTATTGCCTGCTTCATTTGCCACTGTTAAAGTAATATCATACAACCCTGGATTTGTAAATGTATGTGTTGTATTCCTGGCATGGTCTGAGTAAGTACCGTCCCCAAAGTCCCAATACCAGGAAGTTGGTACTCCACCAGTGCTGGTATCAGTGAATAACACTGTTAGAGGTGTTGTTCCGGAGATTACATCAGCAAAGAAATCTGCAACTGGTTTTTTTGGGGAATTTGCATTAATTGGGGAAGTCACATTAATGTAACTCTTTTTTGTCACCGTACTATTGCTTACTTCATTTGCCACTGTTAAAGTAATATCATACAACCCTGGATTTGTAAACGTATTTGTTGTGTTCATGGCATGTCTTGAGTAAACACCGTCTCCAGTGTCCCAGTACCAAGAGGTCGGTACTCCACCAGTACTGGTATCATAGAATTGCACATCTAAAGGTGCAGGTCCGGAAGTTACATTGGCAAAGACTTTTGCAATTAGTGTTTTTGGGGAAGTTACAATAATATAATCGGGTTTTGTTACCGTATTATTGCCTGCTTCGTTTGCCACTGTTAATGTAACATTATACACTCCTGGCTTCGTAAAAGTGTGTGTTGTATTCATGGCATGTCCTGAGTAAGCACCGTCCCCAGTGTCCCAATACCAGGAAGTTGGTACTCCACCAGTGCTGGTATCAGTGAATAACACTGTTAGAGGTGCTGTTCCAGAAGTCACATTGGATATAAACCCAGCTTGTGGTTCTATGTGCCTAGCAGTGAGATCATACATATAGATATCACTAAAATAACCATCACCAGGTGGCAATCTTTGACGATTATCCCTATATACTATCCTGTCTCCGTAGATATCAGGACTGTGTGCACTTCCGCTAGTGGTAATCTGACTCTCCTTCTGACTTGAGAGGTTGTACATATAGATATCTTCTTTTCCATTACGACGATCTTGCCACACTATCCTATCACCATAGATAGCTGGAGACGAACCTGACGAGGACTGTCCGCTGTAAGAGATCCGGCTTTCTTTCTCAGTTGAGAGGTTATACATATAGATATCTCCTATTCCTCCAGTAAGGACGTCTAAATTGCGCTTATCCTGCCACACTATTCTGTCGCCATAGATAGCTGGAGTTGATGCAAGTCCGCTAGTAGTAATTCGAGTTTCCTTGGATGTGGAGAGATCATACATGTAAATATCTGATCTACCAATGGAATTTTTATTTTTATCTATAATAGTTCCGTTTCCATAACCCACCCACACTATTTTGTTATCATAAATGGTAAGATCCCTTGCAAATCCGTTTATGGGAATCTGAGTTTGAATCTGAGTAGAAATATTGTACATACAAATATGACTCATTCCTACCCATACAAATCTATCACCATAGATATCAGGTCTGTCGTAATAAGATACATTCTCTGTAATTAGCGAACTTGTAGAAGTTAGTATATCATACACGCAAAATTTGCTACTATGCTCAACATCATTAGAATTACAAAGATACCATACAATTTTATTATCATAGATGGCAGAATTTGCTGCATAATAATGCTCAGGTATAATAATTGTGGTATCATTTCTGGTTTTTAAGTCATAAAGATGAATTTTGTCCCAATATACCCACACCACTTTGTCGCCATAAATAGAAGGTTCTCCGTTCTCTCCAATATCCTCTGAGAGCCTGATTTCCTGGGCAGCTAATGCTAAGGATGAAATTAAAATAGAAAATACAAAAAATAAAACTGTTGAAACTAAAATTATCAAATATGATTTTTTGTTAATTTTCACTGGTCTCTTCCCCTTATATTCATTTAAAAAACATTAATTCCCAAGGCATGAATTTAATTTTCAATTATTTAATTCTAAATTCAGGATATATAAGTACAAAAGAATTTAAGATCATTTATTAAAAGATGGTATTCTGGTAAATCAAAGCTGAATTAATATGCTAAAATATTCAGCTAAAAAAACTTACAAGGTGTCTTAAGAATTCATACTGCCATGAAATTACCATTAGAAAGTTCCGAAATCGCTGAAACTCCCTTCTGCATGAAAGAGTAAAGATTACAAGACCTAAAGAAAAAAACTCGAGAAAGCTAGGCTAGGTGAGGAGAATTCAGAGTTCAGTTTTGTAGGAATTCGTGCGTTCGAATCGCACCTCTCGCACTAAACTTTTTTTAATAGCTCTTATTTTTGCTCATAATCTTTTTCTACATCTCTTTTGAGTTTCGGCAAAATGGATATCTAAGGAGACGGGTTTAATAACGGTTTTCGTTGACAATTGGTTGACATTCGAGTGTTGACTTTAAAACACTCTGGGGTTGTGGGCAAGCGCCCTGGCAATTGAAACTCTTTGTTGGTGGCCCCCGCTCATTTGGGAGGGAAACTAGTGTCTTGGCAGTTTAGTTGTTGTGCATAATTTTGGTAACTTCTCATCAGCATACAATGATTTTGAGCTCATCAGATTACCAATAACTAAATTTTCATGACACTAGATTCGATTTTCGACTTATACTTGTCTATCATAAAAACACCTTATACTTTGATTCCATAATTCCCAGGTGAAGACT belongs to Methanosarcina barkeri 3 and includes:
- a CDS encoding ATP-binding cassette domain-containing protein, encoding MSGGHQQRVSIARALAHNPRVF
- a CDS encoding PKD domain-containing protein, giving the protein MKINKKSYLIILVSTVLFFVFSILISSLALAAQEIRLSEDIGENGEPSIYGDKVVWVYWDKIHLYDLKTRNDTTIIIPEHYYAANSAIYDNKIVWYLCNSNDVEHSSKFCVYDILTSTSSLITENVSYYDRPDIYGDRFVWVGMSHICMYNISTQIQTQIPINGFARDLTIYDNKIVWVGYGNGTIIDKNKNSIGRSDIYMYDLSTSKETRITTSGLASTPAIYGDRIVWQDKRNLDVLTGGIGDIYMYNLSTEKESRISYSGQSSSGSSPAIYGDRIVWQDRRNGKEDIYMYNLSSQKESQITTSGSAHSPDIYGDRIVYRDNRQRLPPGDGYFSDIYMYDLTARHIEPQAGFISNVTSGTAPLTVLFTDTSTGGVPTSWYWDTGDGAYSGHAMNTTHTFTKPGVYNVTLTVANEAGNNTVTKPDYIIVTSPKTLIAKVFANVTSGPAPLDVQFYDTSTGGVPTSWYWDTGDGVYSRHAMNTTNTFTNPGLYDITLTVANEVSNSTVTKKSYINVTSPINANSPKKPVADFFADVISGTTPLTVLFTDTSTGGVPTSWYWDFGDGTYSDHARNTTHTFTNPGLYDITLTVANEAGNSTAIGKSYITVTFPKTPVAYFSANVTSGTAPLTVLFAATRHQTLLYTEIINGGVPTSWHWDFGDGISSKRAMNVTHTFAKPGNYTVSLTAENAAGKSTATKPGYIVVTNPGTPVADCNSKITEG